In Levilactobacillus brevis, a single genomic region encodes these proteins:
- a CDS encoding YitT family protein gives MDDVQQLLKRHTYTAKFSVAFFYGVLVSIAVNFFWTPGHIYSSGVTGLAQLVNSLTAGLGAFHITTALGLFLINIPMFVLAWKQIGKSFTVFTFICVLFASVMIRVIQPVHLTSDPIICAIFGGAVNGFGTGFALKNGISTGGLDIIGIVLRRKTGRSMGTINIAFNSLIVISAGFVYGWPYALYSALGLFVNAKVIDMTFTRQQRMQVMVITDRPKTVIDSIQNHMRRGITIVHGAEGAYRHDEKTILFTVITRYEMDELEVAMEESDPHAFVSISDTIKVLGHFYEPKW, from the coding sequence ATGGATGATGTGCAGCAGTTGTTGAAACGGCATACCTATACGGCGAAATTCTCCGTAGCGTTCTTTTACGGCGTCTTGGTGTCGATTGCGGTGAACTTTTTCTGGACGCCGGGGCATATTTATTCCTCCGGTGTGACCGGGTTGGCGCAGTTGGTTAACAGTTTAACGGCGGGACTGGGTGCATTTCACATCACAACAGCCCTGGGGTTATTTCTGATTAACATTCCGATGTTTGTCTTGGCCTGGAAGCAAATTGGCAAGTCTTTTACCGTTTTTACGTTTATCTGTGTCCTGTTCGCGTCCGTCATGATTCGGGTCATTCAACCCGTCCATCTGACCAGTGATCCCATTATCTGTGCAATCTTTGGGGGCGCGGTCAACGGTTTCGGGACCGGTTTTGCCCTGAAAAACGGCATCTCCACTGGGGGACTGGATATCATTGGCATCGTGTTGCGGCGGAAGACCGGCCGTAGCATGGGGACCATCAACATTGCCTTTAACAGCCTGATTGTTATTAGTGCCGGCTTCGTCTACGGCTGGCCGTATGCCCTGTATTCCGCGTTGGGTCTGTTCGTGAACGCCAAGGTCATCGACATGACGTTTACCCGCCAACAACGGATGCAGGTCATGGTCATTACCGACCGGCCCAAGACGGTGATTGATAGCATTCAGAACCACATGCGGCGCGGGATTACCATCGTCCACGGCGCTGAAGGTGCCTATCGCCACGATGAGAAGACGATTCTGTTTACGGTGATTACGCGTTATGAAATGGATGAACTGGAAGTTGCCATGGAAGAATCCGATCCGCACGCATTCGTGAGCATCTCGGATACGATTAAGGTATTGGGACACTTCTATGAGCCGAAATGGTAA
- the msrA gene encoding peptide-methionine (S)-S-oxide reductase MsrA, with amino-acid sequence MSQQIETATFAGGCFWCMVKPFDTFPGIVKVLSGYTGGTVTDPTYEQVKSQTTGHTEAVKIWFDPSVVTYDQLVTLYWQQTDPTDDAGQFQDRGSNYRPVIFVNSAAQAATAAASKAALQAREQFDKPIVTRIQVVQPFFVAEERHQQFYKKQSARFEEEEAGGRAAFIDQHWQNH; translated from the coding sequence ATGAGTCAACAAATTGAAACAGCAACATTTGCCGGTGGGTGTTTTTGGTGCATGGTTAAGCCCTTTGACACCTTTCCTGGCATCGTGAAGGTGCTGTCCGGGTACACCGGCGGGACCGTCACTGATCCGACCTACGAACAGGTCAAAAGTCAGACGACGGGACACACCGAAGCGGTTAAAATCTGGTTCGATCCTAGTGTGGTGACGTATGACCAGTTAGTTACGTTATATTGGCAACAAACCGATCCGACCGATGATGCCGGCCAATTTCAGGATCGCGGGTCCAACTATCGGCCCGTCATCTTCGTCAATAGTGCGGCGCAGGCGGCCACTGCGGCGGCTTCCAAGGCGGCATTGCAGGCTCGCGAACAGTTCGACAAGCCGATTGTGACGCGGATTCAGGTGGTTCAGCCCTTCTTCGTGGCCGAGGAACGTCATCAGCAATTCTATAAGAAGCAGTCGGCTCGATTCGAGGAAGAAGAGGCCGGGGGACGTGCTGCCTTCATCGACCAGCACTGGCAGAATCATTAG
- the aspS gene encoding aspartate--tRNA ligase, with translation MKRTTYAGLVDEQYLDQTVVLKGWVQKRRDLGSLIFIDLRDREGIVQLVFSEEYGEDALAVADQLRSEYVIEVQGKVVARAPKEINPDMRTGKVEVRVTGINLLNKSKELPFEIKDGVNASDDLRLQYRYLDLRRPEMQKSLMLRNRIVQSVHSYFDKNGFIDIETPDLTKSTPEGARDYLVPSRIYPGHFYALPQSPQLFKQLLMGSGFDRYYQIARCFRDEDLRGDRQPEFTQIDLETSFLTAEEIQDLTEGLIAKVMKDTLNVDVKLPFERMDWDDSMARFGTDQPDVRFGMELKDLSTIMANTDFKVFSGAVANGGQVKAIAVPGGADKYSRKDIDKYGQYIERFGAKGLAWMKVTDDGFSGPIAKFFKEGDWFDQITAATGAKSGDLLLFAADSKRVVAQTLGYLRVAIAKEQDMIDENKWAFLWIVNWPLFDYDVDLERWVPAHHPFTMPAEGDAHYLNDGEDPHKAYAQSYDIILNGLELGGGSIRIHTRELQMKMLKALGFTPERAEKQFGFLLKALDYGFPPHGGLAIGLDRFARLLAKRDNIRDVIAFPKNSKATEPMTEAPSTVADKQLLDLDLLIAKKEETDQD, from the coding sequence TTGAAACGTACCACGTATGCCGGCTTAGTCGATGAACAGTACCTCGACCAAACCGTTGTGTTAAAAGGCTGGGTGCAAAAGCGCCGGGACCTCGGGAGCTTAATTTTCATTGATCTTCGCGATCGTGAAGGTATCGTTCAATTGGTCTTCAGTGAAGAATACGGCGAAGACGCCTTGGCCGTTGCCGACCAATTACGGAGCGAATACGTCATTGAAGTTCAAGGTAAAGTCGTTGCTCGGGCACCTAAGGAAATCAACCCAGACATGCGTACTGGGAAGGTTGAAGTACGGGTTACCGGCATCAACCTGTTGAACAAGTCCAAGGAATTGCCGTTTGAAATCAAGGATGGCGTCAACGCTTCCGATGACCTGCGGCTTCAATACCGGTACCTGGACCTACGCCGGCCAGAAATGCAAAAATCCTTGATGCTGCGTAACCGGATCGTCCAATCCGTGCACAGCTACTTCGATAAGAACGGCTTCATCGACATCGAAACGCCGGACTTGACCAAGTCCACGCCTGAAGGGGCCCGGGATTACTTGGTTCCTTCACGGATCTACCCCGGCCATTTCTACGCCTTGCCACAATCCCCACAACTGTTCAAGCAATTGTTGATGGGTTCTGGCTTCGATCGGTACTACCAAATCGCTCGTTGCTTCCGTGACGAAGACTTGCGGGGCGACCGGCAACCTGAATTCACGCAGATCGACTTGGAAACGTCCTTCCTGACGGCCGAAGAAATCCAAGACCTGACTGAAGGTCTGATTGCCAAGGTCATGAAGGATACCTTGAACGTTGACGTGAAGTTACCATTCGAACGGATGGACTGGGACGATTCCATGGCGCGCTTTGGGACTGACCAACCGGATGTCCGCTTCGGCATGGAATTAAAGGACCTGTCGACTATCATGGCCAACACCGACTTCAAGGTCTTCTCCGGCGCCGTTGCCAACGGTGGTCAAGTCAAGGCTATCGCCGTTCCTGGTGGAGCCGATAAGTACAGCCGTAAGGACATCGACAAGTATGGTCAGTACATCGAACGTTTCGGGGCCAAGGGCTTAGCCTGGATGAAGGTCACCGATGATGGCTTCAGCGGCCCAATCGCCAAGTTCTTCAAGGAAGGCGACTGGTTCGACCAGATTACGGCCGCTACCGGTGCCAAGAGTGGCGACCTATTGTTATTTGCCGCTGACTCCAAGCGGGTCGTTGCCCAAACGTTGGGTTACCTGCGGGTAGCCATTGCCAAGGAACAAGACATGATCGACGAGAACAAGTGGGCCTTCCTCTGGATCGTCAACTGGCCACTGTTCGACTACGATGTTGACTTGGAACGCTGGGTCCCAGCGCATCATCCATTCACGATGCCGGCCGAAGGGGACGCCCACTACTTAAACGACGGCGAAGACCCACACAAGGCCTACGCACAAAGTTACGACATCATCCTCAACGGTCTGGAACTCGGTGGGGGCTCTATCCGGATTCACACCCGCGAGTTACAGATGAAGATGTTGAAGGCCTTAGGCTTTACGCCGGAACGGGCCGAAAAGCAATTTGGCTTCCTCCTGAAAGCCTTAGACTACGGGTTCCCGCCTCATGGTGGTCTGGCCATCGGGTTGGATCGTTTTGCCCGCTTGTTGGCTAAGCGCGACAACATTCGTGACGTGATTGCCTTCCCAAAGAACTCGAAGGCCACGGAACCAATGACCGAGGCGCCAAGTACGGTGGCGGACAAGCAATTGCTTGACCTAGACCTCTTGATTGCCAAAAAAGAAGAAACCGACCAAGATTAA
- the hisS gene encoding histidine--tRNA ligase, which translates to MRYQRPKGTADILPGESQTWQFVEATARQLFANYRFEEIRTPMFENFEVFSRTSGDTSDIVTKEMYDFKDKGDRHLSLRPEGTAGVVRAFVENKLYGPETNKPYKVYYMGPMFRYERPQSGRQRQFHQIGVEAFGSDAPELDVEVIALGMNLLSKLGLTHLRLALNTLGDKETRDNYRQALIDFLEPHFDELSDDSKVRLHKNPLRVLDSKDKHDQEIVADAPSILDFLTPDATAHFDRVKASLDALGIAYDVDATMVRGLDYYNHTIFEIMADSPALGEGYTTVLAGGRYNGLVKELGGPEMPGVGFGLGVERLVLLMQAEKVAIPNDHPLDVYVVGIGDDTSLETLKLVQAIRHAGLTADRDYLARKPKAQFKTANRLAAKYTLTIGDQELANQTANLKSMESGEEVSVPLADVYQDFQNVVNTKFAAK; encoded by the coding sequence ATGCGTTATCAACGACCAAAGGGAACGGCCGACATCTTACCAGGCGAGTCACAGACCTGGCAATTCGTTGAAGCCACCGCGCGCCAGTTGTTTGCTAACTATCGCTTCGAAGAGATCCGGACACCAATGTTCGAAAACTTCGAAGTCTTCTCACGGACTTCCGGGGATACCTCGGATATCGTGACCAAAGAAATGTACGACTTCAAGGACAAGGGGGATCGGCATTTATCCCTACGTCCTGAGGGGACGGCCGGTGTGGTTCGGGCCTTCGTCGAAAACAAGCTTTACGGACCAGAAACCAACAAGCCTTACAAGGTCTACTACATGGGCCCCATGTTCCGTTACGAACGGCCACAGTCCGGTCGGCAACGGCAATTCCACCAAATCGGGGTCGAAGCCTTCGGGAGTGACGCGCCGGAATTGGACGTGGAAGTCATTGCGCTGGGGATGAATCTGCTGAGTAAGTTGGGGTTGACCCACTTGCGGTTGGCCTTAAACACCCTGGGTGACAAGGAAACCCGCGACAATTACCGCCAAGCACTGATCGACTTTCTGGAACCACACTTTGACGAGTTGAGCGATGACTCCAAGGTCCGGTTGCACAAGAATCCATTGCGAGTCTTGGACAGTAAGGATAAGCACGACCAAGAAATCGTGGCCGATGCGCCATCCATCCTGGACTTCCTGACGCCGGATGCCACGGCACACTTTGACCGGGTGAAGGCGAGCCTCGATGCGTTGGGCATTGCCTACGACGTCGATGCCACGATGGTGCGGGGCTTGGACTACTACAACCATACCATCTTTGAAATCATGGCTGACTCACCAGCCTTAGGTGAAGGTTACACGACCGTCTTGGCCGGTGGCCGGTACAACGGCTTGGTCAAGGAACTTGGCGGTCCGGAAATGCCCGGTGTTGGGTTTGGCCTCGGTGTTGAACGCCTGGTCTTACTGATGCAGGCCGAAAAGGTTGCGATTCCAAACGATCACCCGCTGGACGTTTACGTCGTGGGGATCGGCGATGATACGTCGTTAGAGACGCTCAAGCTGGTTCAGGCCATTCGGCACGCCGGTTTGACCGCCGATCGCGACTATCTGGCCCGCAAACCGAAGGCCCAATTCAAGACGGCCAACCGGTTAGCAGCCAAGTACACCTTAACTATTGGTGACCAAGAGTTAGCCAACCAAACGGCTAATTTAAAATCCATGGAATCCGGCGAAGAAGTTAGCGTACCTTTAGCTGACGTCTACCAAGATTTCCAAAACGTTGTGAACACTAAGTTTGCGGCAAAATAA
- a CDS encoding N-acetylmuramoyl-L-alanine amidase — MHFKPRNWPGIVTALVILLIAGGLLISFTRNNSVTATVSNLNLRNGPGLTYKVTHKVKPNSRLTILGEKSNWYHVRDSQNHFGWVASWLVDHPGSLKKVTSLSEATVVLDPGHGGSDSGALSIDQKHDEKTYTLAMAKQVAKQLRARGTHVIMTRDSDKTVSLADRPALANTNQASAFISFHFDSSPTNNLASGTTTYYYHRGTSYRLAEDINDEMSGLGLTNRGIKYGNFEVIRDNSRPALLLEMGYINTKKDFKSISSPQYQKQVATRVVKGLSAYFSSQS, encoded by the coding sequence ATGCATTTTAAACCACGCAACTGGCCGGGTATCGTGACCGCGCTAGTGATTCTCTTGATTGCCGGGGGGCTGTTAATCAGCTTTACCCGCAATAATTCCGTCACCGCCACCGTTAGCAATCTCAATCTCCGTAACGGTCCCGGCCTTACCTATAAAGTCACGCACAAGGTCAAGCCGAACAGTCGCCTGACCATCCTGGGCGAAAAGAGCAACTGGTACCACGTTCGCGATAGCCAGAACCATTTCGGCTGGGTCGCCAGTTGGTTGGTTGATCATCCGGGTAGCCTCAAAAAAGTCACCAGTCTGTCGGAAGCCACGGTCGTCTTGGACCCCGGCCACGGTGGAAGTGATTCTGGTGCCCTGTCGATTGACCAGAAACATGACGAGAAGACCTACACGCTCGCCATGGCTAAGCAAGTCGCCAAGCAGTTACGGGCCCGGGGCACCCACGTCATCATGACCCGCGACAGCGACAAGACGGTCAGCCTCGCTGATCGGCCGGCCCTCGCCAATACGAACCAGGCCAGCGCCTTTATCAGCTTTCACTTTGACTCTTCGCCGACGAACAACCTGGCTTCCGGCACTACGACCTACTACTATCACCGAGGGACTTCCTACCGGTTGGCCGAAGACATCAACGATGAAATGAGCGGCCTTGGCCTGACCAATCGCGGCATCAAATACGGAAACTTCGAAGTCATTCGGGACAACAGTCGGCCCGCACTTCTCTTGGAGATGGGCTATATTAATACGAAAAAAGATTTCAAATCCATTAGCAGTCCGCAATACCAAAAGCAGGTGGCCACCCGAGTCGTTAAGGGTCTGAGCGCCTACTTCAGTTCACAATCCTAA
- a CDS encoding fructosamine kinase family protein: MQLTSAWLNQLPLPTITSAHSVSGGDINEAFRLETAEGPYFLLVQPGQPASFYAHEVAGLQALGQAVNVPEVIATGEIDHDAYLVLEFLEIGDGSQYDLGQAVARVHRLTAHQFGFDQSNLVAKLPKNNTWQSDWTTFYLKQRLDPLVARAQKHGLWSPTRQAAYDRVRQAIIDENQGRQIQPSLLHGDLWAGNYLFTTDGTPTLIDPDVLYGDREFDLAMTTIFGGFSADFYRGYQDAYPLTAGYTERLPHYQLYYLLAHLNLFGETYGEAVDQTLARG; this comes from the coding sequence ATGCAACTCACATCGGCCTGGCTTAACCAATTGCCGTTACCCACCATTACATCAGCTCATTCCGTCTCCGGTGGTGATATCAATGAAGCCTTCCGGTTGGAAACCGCCGAAGGCCCCTATTTCCTACTCGTCCAGCCCGGTCAACCGGCAAGCTTCTACGCACACGAGGTGGCGGGCTTGCAGGCCCTCGGCCAAGCCGTCAACGTCCCCGAAGTCATTGCGACCGGCGAGATCGACCACGACGCTTACCTGGTCCTGGAATTTCTAGAGATTGGCGATGGTAGCCAGTATGACCTGGGCCAAGCTGTCGCCCGCGTTCACCGTCTCACGGCCCATCAATTTGGTTTCGATCAGAGTAATCTAGTCGCCAAGCTACCCAAAAATAATACGTGGCAAAGCGACTGGACGACCTTCTATCTCAAGCAACGACTCGACCCACTGGTGGCCCGCGCACAAAAACATGGGCTGTGGAGTCCCACCCGTCAGGCCGCTTACGACCGGGTGCGGCAAGCCATTATCGACGAGAATCAGGGTCGGCAGATTCAACCATCCTTGCTCCACGGTGATCTCTGGGCCGGCAACTACCTGTTCACCACCGATGGGACCCCAACCCTGATCGACCCGGACGTCTTGTACGGTGACCGGGAATTCGATCTCGCCATGACAACAATCTTTGGCGGCTTTTCCGCCGACTTTTATCGTGGCTATCAGGATGCCTATCCCCTGACCGCCGGCTACACGGAACGACTACCACACTACCAACTCTATTACCTGCTCGCCCACCTCAATTTATTTGGAGAGACTTACGGCGAGGCGGTCGACCAGACGTTGGCTCGAGGGTAA
- a CDS encoding HAD-IA family hydrolase: MCYQQLFWDFDGTLVNTYPGMVQAFGEALVACGVNDFEIDQEDIYRTMRQHSLGRAYQRFTAEYQVDRERLTKIYEQLAAPLLPEATAFAGAAELLAAVTAAGGRNFLLTHRNRRALDRLAALNLDQFFSGYVTKDDDYPRKPDPTSLLALCQQYDVDKATAIMIGDRNLDVAAGHRAGMAGALFDPEHLIVDESQPEVRVTRLADLQDWLAAE, from the coding sequence ATGTGTTATCAGCAACTTTTTTGGGATTTCGACGGGACGCTGGTCAACACCTATCCGGGGATGGTTCAGGCCTTTGGGGAAGCGTTGGTAGCTTGTGGCGTCAACGACTTTGAGATTGATCAGGAGGATATCTATCGGACCATGCGCCAGCACAGCCTGGGTCGGGCCTATCAACGATTTACGGCGGAGTATCAGGTTGACCGGGAACGGTTGACCAAAATTTACGAGCAACTCGCCGCACCGCTGTTGCCAGAAGCGACGGCCTTCGCTGGCGCGGCTGAACTCTTGGCCGCGGTGACCGCCGCGGGTGGGCGAAACTTTCTGTTAACCCATCGAAATCGTCGGGCCCTGGACCGGTTAGCGGCGTTGAACCTAGATCAATTCTTCAGTGGGTACGTCACCAAGGACGATGACTACCCACGTAAGCCCGATCCCACCAGTCTGTTGGCCCTTTGCCAGCAATACGATGTGGACAAGGCTACAGCCATCATGATTGGTGACCGGAACCTGGATGTGGCGGCGGGGCACCGAGCTGGAATGGCCGGTGCGCTGTTTGATCCCGAACATTTGATTGTTGATGAGAGTCAGCCGGAAGTTCGGGTGACCCGTTTGGCCGATTTGCAGGATTGGTTAGCGGCTGAATAG